In the Balearica regulorum gibbericeps isolate bBalReg1 chromosome 3, bBalReg1.pri, whole genome shotgun sequence genome, TTAATGCACATCAGGGTGTTTCACTTTCTAAGTCATCACCTGAAGTGGGAGTACCATTTATCCtcaatggaaaggaaagagcCGAAGATGGCTTGCTCATATGTGGATGTCTGCATTGTAAACTTCCAGGGTTTGGTGAGATAACTCCTAGTAGGTGAGCAGGTGAGATGCTGTTGGAGTTTTTACCTTAAACAGTTGTCTGTGTTGGGATGACTGTGCTGGTGACTGCAAACCTAAGGTGCCCAGGTTAGCTCCTGAGGTAAGTGCTTGCATTCTGCTCCAGTGTCCTAGAAGATCAATTAGTCGACAACATAGTAAAGGGCTGAGCAGGAAATACCATGGAATTAGAATTTGACCATAACTCAACTTCAtgaaacttaagaaaaaacTACTAGTCCCCTATATAGTATGCTATGCTTCCTTTCCTAGTTCTCTGGTCAAGCGCAGCCCCACTTTCCCAATTTTCTGTATATAACATAAACCCATCTAAAATTCAGAGTCTGTACTGGGGAAGTTTCAGTTTGCTTCTCACTGAGcctgagaaatgaaaagagatttGAGCCATATTTGGTACACAAACACCTggactttgatttttaaaactgaagtacaTTAACAGGTAATAAATCAGGCTATTGAAGCATTATACTCTAACAACATACAGATCTTTTGGGTTTACAGTGATTTTGTCTGTATTGTAGAGTGGGATATTTTCCATATTATGTACACTTTACAAGCATTTACAAGTGGATGTGGACCTGTTCTGCTCCTAAATTTTTCACAGAGGAAACTCACGTTACATTACATTATCAATGTGCATGTCATTGTTCCATTCCCTAATCTGCAATTAGCAGGTGGGGATGTGtcttttgctatttattttaaacatcaaGCAACTGAGCACGTGAAAGCAAAAACTCTGAGGTGGAAGATgattattaaaatgcagtttcattttcctatcaggttattttttaaagctgaaaaatgctgatttacCACAACGAGACCCTTTGCAGCGCATCCTCTGACCCCTCTTCTGTTTTACACTATTGtcctttctgcatttccctCCGGTATCTCCTCGCCCTCCCCACCAACACACTTGCCTAATGctctcctgcctcttcccctcctcccaaaCATTTCCCTTCAGCTTTCACGAGCTCCCCTCTCaatgttttctcctcctccccacatttctcttcccttttgccATTTCCCGGTGCCATGGGATGGTGGAGGTGATTGTTTCCCAGAGGATGCTTCACCTCTTTGTATTTGGGAGAGAAGACTGAGCACAGTCTCGTTCTGCATGGAGCATCTGTGAGTGACAACCCAGGACAAGATAATGTCACCCTGGATGCCAGCTTAATTTAGGAATTTTTCACAACTTTTTACAAATAAACCTAGTTTAATCTAGTGGAATATATATGAGAGTTAGCGATACTGCCAGTGGCAGGAACTCAGGGGAAGGCAAGCTCCCTAAAGTTTCCTAACCCAGAGTAAGTAATTTGTGCCTCAGTGTATGTTACAGCTCACGTctcattttgtttgttcttttgtaaTCCACGCTCCACAGGAACCAAAATTCTCATAGCCACAGAAGTATTTAAGCCTATCTTTTAATCCTGTTCTTGGCCTTAGCTGTAGTTTATCAAATGAAACTAATTATTAGGGTTTGAGTGTGGTAGAAGTTTTCATGAACTCAAAGTCCATTCTCTATTGTTTTAGATTGTCGTTTAAAATCTGTGCCAAATCTGCCTGTGGTTTAACTCTTCTTGTCTTCACCAAACCTAAAGCAAAGatggatcatagaatcatagaatcgttctggttggaaaagacctttaagaccatcaagtccaccaccatgtccctaagcaccccttctacacatcttttaaatacctccagggatggtgactccaccacttccctgggcaggctgttccagtgactgacaaccctttcagtgaagaatttttcctaatctccaatctaaacctcccctggcacaatttgaggccatttcctcttgtcctatcacttgttgcttgggagaagagaccgacccccacctggctacaacctcctttcaggtagctgtagagagtgatcaggtctcccctcagcctcctcttctccagcctaaacaaccccagttccctcagccactcctcatcagacttgtgctccagtccctttaccagcttcattgcccttctctggacatgctccagcacctcaatgtccttcctgtagtgagaggcccaaaactgaacacagaacttgaggtgcagcctcaccagtgctgagtacagggggactgtcactgccctggtcctgctggccacactatttctgacagaagccaggatgctgttggccttcttggccacctgggcacactgctggctcatgttctgctggctgttgaccaacaccaccaggtccttttctgccaggcagctttccagccactctttcCCAGATGTGGTCAGCTGAGCAAACAGGGGAAGCAAGAACGGCTATCGAGGCATATTCTGTACAACATTTCAAACCCTAAAGATAGGTGTTTATGTCCTTTAAAATCACAAACAGTAAGTCAGAGAGCGAGAGAGATTTAAACTGTAGGAGGTCATCATTTCCACCTCAGAATCTCTTGTTAAAACTGTCTAGCAGGATGATGTTACAGTTGTACGTATGCTTTAAACTGAGTCAGCAAACCCTGTTCTCAGTTGCAATTGTGTCAGTGCTCCAGCCAGTGGGGAACTCGGTATCTCAGAAGCTTCCACTCAAGTGAGGAGAGCTAGGACTGCCTCTGCAGGATTACTTACTGCCAGGCTGGTTATCCTGGGGATGTCTTTAGGCATGCTAATACGGAGTGCTcctccagaaaataaatgctctgCCAGCTTTCACGCTAGGAGAGCTGTTATACCTCAGCAAGCAACAGCGTAAGTGCACGGTTCCTTTTGCCAAGAGGTTCCTTCACTTCTCGCTGGGCTCTGTGTGACAGGCAGAAGAAGACATCCTTTGCCGACTGCCACATCCCCACCTAACCTCTTCAGACGAAGACTGCTTGATTCCTGTTCGAGCGTGCATTTTGAGGAGCTGGAGCTGTACCTCTGACAGAGCAAGGAACTGTAGATCTCTGTAAGACATTTTGATAGCAGCCACTTTATCATTTTTTCCTGGCAGTGAATATTTCTTCCTACCCATATGGTTTTCTATCTCTATTGCTGGAAAGCTACACTCTACAGCTGTATTTATTTGGTAACATTTTGTGTTCAACCTACGGTTTTCTCTGATGGCTGTTTTACTGATAGAGCCAAGAGTTCACAGATAGATtgcattaaaaagttaaaagtataagaaaaaaaccccacaaaaataataaatcctcTTTTAATTATAGCTGTTTCCCTGAAAATAAGTTTAGtttacatgtttttattttctagtacATTATCTATTTCCTCTAAAGTAGaaattcttggaaaaaaaatagcagggttttttttgttgtgtagCTTAAAGACAAGATTTGAGAGTTGCTTAAAAACATATACTTAAACCGCTGTATCTGACATAAGATATGCAGTGACAACCCCATGTGCTGCATTCCTACTCATTTGGACCCATGAGCGAGCCCACGTGTCGACCCATGTTGTGAAACCATCGCTGCTTTTCAGCGAGTTGCAGCTCCCTGGTTCTCCACCTTCGCAGCTGAAGAGAGACGTACGTTGTCTCTCCCACTCCACATCGTCGACACGGGATTTTCAGCTGAGTTGTCGGTGCTGAAGAAATGAACTCGCCAGCCGCAGCAACACTGCAATTGTTTAATTTCACGACGGAAAGTTTTGCTGAAGATGTAGTAAATAAAAGGGTTATAGGCTGTCGAAGATTTGGCAAACAGACAGGGCAGCAGCGTAACAATGGGCTGTAGGGAATCGCTGGAGTTAAATATGGACCAGAAGCTGGCTGCTGCGTAGGGTGTCCACGAGCTCAGGAAGCCGACTGAGATGAGCACAGCCATCTGAAAGGGAAACAGGGCTTCAGTTCTCAGCTTGCGCTGGCTGGCTCTGGTACTCGGGCACGTGGTGTGTGGATGAAACCACACCTGAACCAGCCGAAATACCTGAACCCGTATGCGTGCTGTGTTGTGACATGAGCACAGGCAACACTGGACAGTGCATCTGTGCTTTTATACCCACCCAGCAGATCTACACTGTGGGCTTGTTCTGAGGCAGTTGCTTCCATCTCTTTCCCTGACTCTGGCTGCAGTATGTCATGGGAGACACAGCCCAACCAGAAACTAGAGCCTATCAATAGATCAGCCTCTAGAAAGCTTGGGTCGTTCTGCTTTTCCACAAGAAATGAGCAACTGAAGtgtgtatttgaaaaaatgttatatTAAAAACTCCTGTTTCCATACAGAATTCTGTGTAGCTCTCACTCAGAATAGCCGCTTAATTAGAAATACCTAGGATGACAGAACAGGACGTCTGCCCCAGCTACAACATGAAAGGATCCAGCAGCTATTCCAGCATGAAATTGCATCTCGGATGCAACTGCCTAAAGATTTAACAAGCTGCATTGTACCTGCGATATGTTATCCTGATCAAGCTACTGAAATGACAAGGATTCCAGGAGCCCCCTGCTCCTCTGAGGAGTGCAGAGTGTGGGTGAGACTCAAACCACATCTCCATCTTTGGTCAATACTAGGCAAAAGCAATGAAGGGTCATCATGAACCATGCATGAGCAGAGCCAGTTCTCTGCAAGCTCCTGATTACTGCAGACTCTTCTCATCACTGGGATAACTCACCAATGTCAGCTTCTTCTCCAGTTTAGCTGCATTAGGGATCCTGTCGATATTCTGGATCTCCTGGTACGTTTTATGAACCTTCCAGGCAATTCCCAAGTAACAGGCAACGATGGTCAGTGCAGGCAGGACTGTGCACAGGAGGAACATGCTCAGGATGAACGAAAAGCCATTGGAGGAGCTGTGGAACTTGCTCCAGGCTATTGTGCAGGAGATGCCAAATGGCTCAGGACCATAGTAGCCCCAGCCTACCAAGGGCAGAATAGCCCAGAGCAAGGAGTAGAGCCAGATGAGAGTAATCAAGATGCGAACAGTGGTGTTGGTGATTTTGTTacctgaaagaaagaggaagagcaaGCATATATGAATCTCATCTCAGCCGCGTGGTTTTCACGACAACTTCTTCTCCAACAGAAGGATGGTGGCTACAAATatgcctgggctgctgctgcagttcccTACCCTTTGGGCTTCTTGAGAGACAAAACAGAGAGTGTCTATGGATTGGGTGAGACCTCAATGCAGCCCTCAGTGCTGATCTACAGTTTGGTAAGTCAAGGAGCTTCACAAGAGCAAGTTGACCCAAAATGTACCGTGCTCCCAGCGCAGGAATGCCAGAACACTCTTTCCTCTCAAGTTTCAGTATGTCTGCTTGCACACAAATAGGAAGATAAGACAGTCTGGTCCAGCAAAACATTTGGGTTCTGCACCATCAGGTAGTTTCACTTGGTACTACTGAGAACTGAGAAGCCTCGCTTTTTAATAAGGAGTTTAATCAGATCCTTCTTGGAACACTGGAGGTTTGATATTGGACTAAAAGTTGAGGCTTATTCCTACAGTTATTGAACTGATACTTCATGCCATATTCAGCAAAGTACTTCTCTGAACATAGTAGCCCAAATGCACCATTATGAGGTTACCAGAGAAGTAATTTACTTACTGTTAGATTTTGATGAATTGGTAACAAGGAATCGAATCACAGCCATGGCACACAGGGTCATCATGCTGCAGACACCAAAAAGGAAACCCATCAGGGCATAATATATGCAGGACGCATCTCCTCCTAGCCAAGCATGG is a window encoding:
- the LOC104642768 gene encoding opsin-5; the encoded protein is MEEQYISKLHPVVDYGVGVFLLIIAILTILGNSAVLATAVKRSSLLKSPELLTVNLAVADIGMAISMYPLAIASAWNHAWLGGDASCIYYALMGFLFGVCSMMTLCAMAVIRFLVTNSSKSNSNKITNTTVRILITLIWLYSLLWAILPLVGWGYYGPEPFGISCTIAWSKFHSSSNGFSFILSMFLLCTVLPALTIVACYLGIAWKVHKTYQEIQNIDRIPNAAKLEKKLTLMAVLISVGFLSSWTPYAAASFWSIFNSSDSLQPIVTLLPCLFAKSSTAYNPFIYYIFSKTFRREIKQLQCCCGWRVHFFSTDNSAENPVSTMWSGRDNVRLSSAAKVENQGAATR